The following are encoded in a window of Gopherus flavomarginatus isolate rGopFla2 chromosome 10, rGopFla2.mat.asm, whole genome shotgun sequence genomic DNA:
- the ATP5MC3 gene encoding ATP synthase F(0) complex subunit C3, mitochondrial, which yields MFACVKLASSPALIRAGSRVLYRPISASVLSRPEVRTGEGSSTLNGAQNAIFQVALREFQTSAVSRDIDTAAKFIGAGAATVGVAGSGAGIGTVFGSLIIGYARNPSLKQQLFSYAILGFALSEAMGLFCLMVAFLILFAM from the exons ATGTTCGCCTGCGTGAAGCTCGCCTCCTCCCCGGCCCTG ATCCGTGCAGGATCAAGAGTCTTGTACAGACCAATTTCCGCATCAGTGTTGTCTAGGCCAGAGGTCAGGACTGGAGAG GGCAGCTCAACACTTAATGGAGCCCAGAATGCTATCTTCCAAGTAGCACTTAGAGAGTTCCAGACCAGTGCTGTCAGCAGGGACATTGACACTGCTGCCAAATTTATTGGTGCTGGTGCTGCCACAGTAGGAGTggctggttctggtgctggtaTCGGAACTGTCTTTGGTAGTCTAATCATTGGTTATGCCAG AAATCCCTCTTTGAAGCAGCAGCTGTTTTCATATGCTATCCTGGGATTCGCCCTGTCTGAAGCTATGGGTCTCTTTTGTCTGATGGTTGCTTTCTTGATCCTGTTTGCAATGTGA